A genomic region of Devosia ginsengisoli contains the following coding sequences:
- a CDS encoding gene transfer agent family protein, with amino-acid sequence MAIIQRGEIEAVIGGERRVLCLTLGALAELEARLQAGDLVGLAERFSSGRVSARDLTAILGAGLRGGGNAVSDDDLARLSIEGGLKGAAEIAARLLKATFGEAA; translated from the coding sequence ATGGCCATCATCCAACGCGGTGAAATCGAGGCCGTCATTGGCGGCGAGAGGCGCGTGCTGTGCCTGACGCTGGGGGCGCTGGCGGAGCTGGAGGCGCGGTTGCAGGCGGGGGACCTGGTGGGACTGGCCGAGCGGTTTTCCAGCGGGCGGGTTTCGGCGCGGGACCTGACGGCAATCCTGGGGGCGGGTTTGCGCGGCGGGGGCAATGCTGTCAGCGACGACGACCTGGCGCGGCTCAGCATCGAGGGCGGGCTGAAGGGGGCGGCCGAGATCGCCGCGCGGCTGCTCAAGGCGACGTTTGGAGAAGCGGCATGA
- a CDS encoding phage major tail protein, TP901-1 family, translating into MAAQSGKNMLLKLDQTGSGSFLTVAGLRTRALAFNAATVDTTDQESAGRWRELLAGGGVKRASVTGAGVFKDTTSDAQVRSLFFAGTIRNWQLIIPDFGTVAGPFQIVALEFSADHAGEVTFDLALESAGEVTFAAI; encoded by the coding sequence ATGGCCGCTCAGAGCGGGAAGAATATGCTGCTCAAGCTCGACCAGACCGGGTCGGGGAGCTTTCTCACGGTGGCGGGTTTGCGCACGCGGGCATTGGCTTTCAATGCCGCCACTGTGGATACGACCGACCAGGAAAGCGCCGGGCGCTGGCGGGAATTGCTGGCCGGCGGGGGCGTGAAACGCGCCTCGGTGACCGGGGCGGGCGTGTTCAAGGACACGACGTCGGATGCGCAGGTGCGCAGCCTGTTCTTTGCCGGGACCATTCGCAACTGGCAGTTGATCATTCCCGATTTCGGCACGGTGGCGGGGCCGTTCCAGATCGTGGCGCTGGAATTTTCGGCCGACCATGCCGGGGAAGTGACCTTCGACCTGGCGCTGGAAAGCGCCGGGGAAGTGACGTTTGCGGCGATTTAG
- a CDS encoding DUF2460 domain-containing protein, protein MTFHPIRFPLDISLGARGGPERKTDVITLASGREQRNGRWQHSRRRYNAGYGVKSRADMAAVLAFFEERRGRLHGFLWRDGLDFSSGGAVPDALDQEIGTGDGARTTFQLSKRYGAGFDPYLRPITRPVVGSVKVAVAGVELGSGWAVDLATGVVTFSVAPGDGADVTAGFLFDVPVRFDTDRLDVELTSFDGAEAPSIPLVEILP, encoded by the coding sequence ATGACATTCCATCCCATTCGTTTCCCCCTCGACATTTCGCTCGGTGCCCGCGGCGGCCCGGAGCGCAAGACCGATGTCATCACATTGGCGTCCGGCCGCGAGCAGCGCAATGGGCGGTGGCAGCATTCGCGGCGGCGCTACAATGCCGGTTATGGCGTGAAGTCGCGGGCGGACATGGCTGCGGTGCTGGCGTTTTTCGAGGAGAGGCGCGGGCGGCTGCATGGGTTTTTGTGGCGGGACGGGCTGGATTTTTCCAGCGGTGGCGCGGTGCCTGATGCGCTGGACCAGGAGATTGGCACCGGTGATGGGGCACGGACCACGTTCCAGTTGAGCAAGCGCTATGGGGCGGGTTTTGACCCCTATCTGCGGCCGATCACGCGGCCTGTGGTGGGGAGCGTCAAAGTTGCGGTGGCTGGGGTCGAGCTGGGGAGCGGCTGGGCCGTGGACCTGGCGACGGGCGTGGTGACGTTCAGCGTGGCGCCCGGTGATGGGGCTGATGTGACGGCGGGGTTTCTGTTCGACGTGCCGGTGCGATTCGATACCGACCGGTTGGATGTGGAACTGACCAGTTTCGACGGGGCCGAAGCGCCCTCCATTCCGCTGGTGGAGATATTGCCGTGA
- a CDS encoding phage head closure protein — protein sequence MSERVPPIGTLTDRVQLKRREMTSEDEGGHVALFVPVTSLWARVRSLTGRQGTSADGRAVEISHSVVVRFRHDVKPGDRMVYRGRNLDVVSAADLNGRRAYLSCACSETSFTG from the coding sequence GTGAGCGAGCGTGTGCCCCCCATCGGCACGCTGACCGATCGCGTGCAGCTCAAGCGCCGGGAAATGACCAGCGAGGACGAGGGCGGGCATGTCGCGCTGTTCGTGCCGGTGACGAGCCTGTGGGCGCGGGTGCGGAGCCTGACCGGGCGGCAGGGCACCAGTGCCGATGGGCGCGCGGTGGAGATTTCCCATTCGGTGGTCGTGCGGTTTCGCCATGACGTGAAGCCGGGCGACCGCATGGTCTATCGCGGGCGGAACCTCGATGTGGTGAGCGCCGCCGATCTCAATGGGCGGCGGGCCTATCTGAGCTGCGCCTGCAGCGAAACCAGTTTCACGGGGTAG
- a CDS encoding DUF3168 domain-containing protein: MHPISQLQGALVAALQGDAALVAIVGADGVFDAAPNGRPAPYVVIARHDMIQRDGDAAPGQEHRLLLHCWGDQPSRKRALDMAERVVEVAVGLSAAEIVVTHGEHVRTETVIDKDTGHARAAVGLRFFSEGF, encoded by the coding sequence ATGCATCCGATCAGCCAATTGCAGGGGGCGCTGGTGGCGGCGCTGCAGGGTGACGCGGCGCTGGTGGCTATCGTGGGGGCGGATGGCGTGTTCGACGCCGCGCCCAATGGGCGACCGGCGCCTTACGTGGTGATCGCGCGGCACGACATGATCCAGCGCGATGGCGACGCTGCGCCGGGGCAGGAGCATCGGCTGCTGCTGCATTGCTGGGGCGACCAGCCGAGCCGCAAGCGGGCGCTGGATATGGCCGAACGCGTGGTTGAAGTGGCGGTAGGACTGAGCGCGGCGGAGATCGTGGTGACGCATGGCGAGCATGTGCGGACCGAGACAGTGATCGACAAGGATACCGGGCACGCGCGGGCGGCGGTGGGACTGCGGTTTTTCAGCGAGGGCTTTTAG
- a CDS encoding head-tail connector protein, whose protein sequence is MISYLLAGPAEEPVSLAEARAFLRVDDTAEDGLITTLIGAARLHVEGVTGRALLAQSWRVVLDDWPDDRQVKLPVTPFMAVTEITAYDADGAAHEVPLAQFLSEPDRLLLPQSVAGMPALRERQGIEVDYVAGFGSAPEDVPADLRQGLLLLVGYWFEHRDAVIVAGSGAVVPSGFERVVSGYKRVRL, encoded by the coding sequence ATGATTTCCTACCTTCTCGCGGGGCCCGCGGAGGAGCCGGTTTCGCTTGCCGAGGCCAGGGCGTTCCTCAGGGTCGACGACACGGCCGAGGACGGGCTGATCACGACGCTGATCGGGGCGGCGCGGCTGCATGTCGAGGGCGTGACGGGGCGGGCGCTGCTGGCGCAGAGCTGGCGGGTGGTGCTCGATGACTGGCCTGATGACCGGCAGGTGAAATTGCCGGTGACGCCGTTTATGGCGGTGACGGAGATCACCGCCTATGACGCCGATGGTGCGGCGCATGAGGTGCCGCTGGCGCAGTTTTTGAGCGAGCCGGACCGGTTGCTGCTGCCGCAGAGCGTGGCGGGCATGCCGGCTTTGCGGGAGCGGCAGGGGATCGAGGTCGATTATGTGGCCGGGTTCGGCAGCGCGCCCGAGGATGTGCCGGCGGATCTGCGCCAGGGGCTGTTGCTGCTGGTCGGCTACTGGTTCGAGCATCGCGATGCGGTGATCGTGGCCGGATCGGGCGCGGTGGTGCCGTCGGGCTTCGAGCGTGTGGTTTCCGGCTACAAGCGGGTGCGGCTGTGA
- a CDS encoding rcc01693 family protein: MTPFPWEAAMAFGLGVLRLPPTEFWRMTPRELAAAWGAIMGDRAGPLGRDEFNGLMERFPDGR; this comes from the coding sequence ATGACGCCGTTTCCCTGGGAGGCGGCAATGGCGTTCGGGCTGGGCGTGCTGCGGCTGCCGCCAACGGAGTTCTGGCGCATGACGCCGCGCGAACTGGCCGCCGCCTGGGGCGCCATCATGGGCGATCGGGCGGGGCCGTTGGGGCGCGATGAATTCAATGGATTGATGGAGCGTTTTCCCGATGGCCGATGA
- a CDS encoding NlpC/P60 family protein: MSGDAVVAAARSFLGTPYRHQASLPGAGCDCLGLLRGVWRALYGAEPMAMPAYRADMRDPTNAGALRLAAERLLVAEDGPLGAGQVVLFRLGGMAEAKHCGILVGPERFIHAQERLGVVEANLTEAWARRVSARFRFPGT, from the coding sequence ATGAGCGGGGATGCGGTGGTTGCGGCGGCGCGGAGCTTTCTCGGCACGCCCTATCGGCATCAGGCCTCGCTGCCGGGGGCGGGGTGCGACTGCCTGGGGCTGCTGCGCGGGGTGTGGCGGGCGCTGTATGGCGCCGAGCCGATGGCTATGCCGGCCTATCGCGCCGATATGCGCGATCCGACCAATGCGGGGGCGTTGCGGCTGGCGGCGGAACGGTTGCTGGTGGCGGAGGACGGGCCGCTGGGGGCGGGGCAGGTGGTGCTGTTTCGGCTCGGCGGCATGGCTGAGGCCAAGCATTGCGGGATTTTGGTGGGGCCTGAGCGGTTCATCCATGCGCAGGAGCGGCTGGGCGTGGTCGAGGCGAATTTAACCGAAGCCTGGGCGCGAAGGGTGAGTGCAAGGTTCCGGTTTCCGGGCACCTAA
- a CDS encoding DUF2163 domain-containing protein, with the protein MRTLDIGLAAHLAQGETTLATCWKLVRGDGVVLGFTDHDRTLRFGGTDFVPAHGLDGGEVPARLGAQVETSEVLGVLSADDITEDDILLGRYDGALVETWRVNWADVSQRVKLRSDTIGEITREDNVFRAELRSAQQGLNATRGRIYQGLCDAVVGDARCGVNLASPALRGFATVTGIVDDHRVVVAGLDGFAAGWFGFGRAEWTNGARSGLRDGVVTHRRGAEGDVLGLGVVVGAWVAVGDTLEVTAGCDRRFATCKSKFGNAVNFRGFPHIPGSDFVLRHPRNGDALDGRAVVK; encoded by the coding sequence GTGAGGACACTGGATATCGGGCTCGCGGCGCATCTGGCGCAGGGCGAGACGACGCTGGCGACCTGCTGGAAACTGGTGCGCGGCGATGGCGTGGTGCTGGGCTTTACCGACCATGACCGGACGCTGCGTTTCGGCGGCACGGATTTCGTGCCGGCGCATGGGCTGGATGGCGGCGAAGTGCCGGCGCGGCTGGGGGCGCAGGTGGAGACATCGGAGGTGCTGGGCGTGCTCAGCGCCGACGATATTACCGAGGATGACATTCTGCTCGGGCGCTATGACGGGGCACTGGTGGAGACCTGGCGGGTCAACTGGGCCGATGTGAGCCAGCGGGTGAAGCTGCGCAGCGATACGATTGGCGAAATCACGCGTGAAGACAATGTGTTTCGGGCGGAACTTCGCTCGGCGCAGCAGGGGCTGAACGCCACGCGCGGGCGGATCTATCAGGGGCTGTGCGATGCGGTGGTGGGCGATGCCAGATGTGGGGTGAACCTGGCGTCGCCGGCCTTGCGTGGCTTTGCCACGGTGACTGGCATCGTGGATGACCACCGCGTGGTGGTGGCGGGGCTTGATGGCTTCGCGGCGGGCTGGTTCGGTTTCGGCCGGGCCGAATGGACCAATGGCGCGCGGAGCGGCTTGCGCGATGGCGTGGTGACGCATCGGCGCGGGGCCGAGGGTGATGTGCTGGGCTTGGGCGTGGTCGTGGGTGCGTGGGTTGCGGTGGGCGACACGCTTGAGGTCACGGCCGGCTGCGACCGGCGCTTTGCCACCTGCAAAAGCAAGTTTGGCAATGCCGTCAATTTCCGTGGCTTTCCGCATATTCCGGGCAGCGACTTCGTGCTGCGCCATCCGCGCAATGGTGATGCGCTGGATGGGCGGGCGGTGGTGAAATGA
- a CDS encoding phage tail tape measure protein has product MADDLFPDNFNRELGDVELELNRIGDLADGVARSISAGFRGALLDGKSLKSVLGDIARSFADIALKAAIKPLGMLANGLIENLFAGTNPALGAVTPFAKGGVIARPSYFPLGSGLGLAGEAGPEAIMPLARGPDGSLGVAGGGGAVQVTFNVTASDARSFAASEAEISAMLLRAVKRGTRGS; this is encoded by the coding sequence ATGGCCGATGATCTCTTTCCCGACAACTTCAATCGCGAACTGGGCGATGTGGAACTGGAGCTGAACCGTATCGGCGACTTGGCCGATGGGGTGGCACGTTCGATCAGTGCCGGGTTCCGCGGGGCGCTGCTCGACGGGAAATCGCTCAAATCCGTGCTGGGGGATATTGCCCGCAGCTTTGCCGATATCGCGCTCAAGGCGGCGATCAAGCCGCTGGGCATGCTGGCTAACGGACTAATCGAAAACCTGTTTGCCGGAACCAATCCGGCGCTCGGCGCCGTGACACCCTTCGCCAAGGGCGGGGTGATCGCAAGGCCGAGCTACTTTCCGCTGGGCTCCGGCCTCGGCCTGGCGGGGGAAGCGGGGCCGGAGGCAATCATGCCTCTGGCCCGCGGCCCCGACGGCAGCCTGGGCGTGGCCGGCGGGGGCGGCGCGGTGCAGGTGACGTTCAATGTCACCGCGAGTGATGCGCGGAGTTTTGCGGCGAGCGAAGCGGAGATTAGCGCCATGCTGTTAAGGGCGGTGAAGCGGGGGACGCGGGGAAGTTAG
- a CDS encoding HK97 family phage prohead protease, giving the protein MQKLSESIPIDGEGRFSGYASIFNRLDSGGDIVMPGAFSKSLGKRRDRIRLLFQHDPKEPVGTWDTIGEDAHGLFVAGRLVPDVPRADALRRLIRNGALDGLSIGFRTVRATREGGHRKLWQVDLFEISIVTFPMMEDARIAPSFYSTGAAIVAATNTIRNR; this is encoded by the coding sequence ATGCAGAAACTTTCCGAGTCCATTCCCATCGACGGCGAGGGGCGGTTTTCGGGCTATGCCAGCATTTTCAACCGGCTCGACAGCGGCGGCGATATCGTCATGCCGGGGGCGTTCAGCAAGAGCCTCGGCAAACGGCGCGATCGCATCAGGCTGCTGTTTCAGCATGACCCCAAGGAGCCCGTCGGCACCTGGGACACGATTGGGGAAGATGCCCATGGGCTGTTCGTCGCCGGGCGGCTGGTGCCTGATGTGCCGCGGGCCGATGCGCTGCGGCGGCTGATCAGAAACGGGGCGCTGGACGGGCTTTCCATCGGCTTTCGCACCGTGCGGGCCACCCGCGAGGGTGGCCACCGCAAGCTGTGGCAGGTGGACCTGTTCGAAATCTCGATCGTGACCTTTCCGATGATGGAGGACGCGCGGATCGCGCCCTCCTTCTATTCGACCGGCGCCGCCATCGTGGCCGCCACCAACACTATCCGCAACCGATAA
- a CDS encoding phage major capsid protein, with the protein MDMTSDGLETKAGAGSDVGALFAEFSRAFEEFKATNDQRLKDIEKRGSADGLIEGKIERLNAVLDGQKAAMDRVLVERARPLLDGKAAHDDGEYKHAFSAYVKRGEEKALSVGVNADGGYVVPGETETEITRLMTAVSPIRAIAGVRQVSGSVYKRPISVTGPATGWVGETASRPTTNSQTLAELSYPTTELYAMPAATSAFLDDAAVDVGQWIADEVNAAFAAQETTAFVTGNGTNKPTGFLAAPTVAEGSWEWGKLGYVATGTAGALPSSNASDVLIDLVYALKAGYRQNASWVMNRKVQGALRKLKDSDGNYMWQPAQTADGRARFMGFDLVEAEDMPNIGANSLSVAFGDFRRGYLIVDRQGVSVLRDPFSSKPYVLFYTTKRVGGGVADYDAIKLLKFAAS; encoded by the coding sequence ATGGACATGACCAGTGACGGCCTTGAAACCAAGGCCGGCGCAGGGAGCGACGTTGGCGCGCTCTTTGCCGAATTTTCGCGCGCCTTCGAGGAATTCAAGGCCACCAACGACCAGCGGCTCAAGGATATCGAGAAGCGTGGTTCGGCCGATGGGCTGATCGAGGGCAAGATCGAGCGGCTCAACGCCGTGCTCGACGGGCAGAAGGCGGCCATGGACCGCGTGCTGGTGGAGCGCGCCCGTCCGCTGCTGGACGGCAAGGCCGCCCATGACGACGGCGAATACAAGCACGCCTTTTCCGCCTATGTGAAGCGCGGCGAGGAAAAGGCGCTGTCGGTCGGCGTCAATGCCGATGGCGGCTATGTGGTGCCGGGGGAGACCGAGACGGAAATCACGCGGCTGATGACGGCCGTGTCGCCCATTCGCGCCATTGCGGGCGTGCGGCAGGTTTCGGGTTCGGTCTACAAGCGGCCGATTTCGGTGACGGGACCGGCCACGGGCTGGGTGGGTGAGACGGCTTCGCGGCCGACGACCAATAGCCAGACGCTGGCGGAACTGAGCTACCCGACCACCGAACTCTATGCCATGCCAGCGGCCACTTCGGCCTTTCTCGACGATGCGGCGGTGGATGTGGGCCAGTGGATCGCCGACGAGGTCAACGCCGCCTTCGCGGCGCAGGAAACCACGGCTTTCGTCACCGGCAACGGCACCAACAAGCCGACCGGGTTCCTCGCGGCGCCCACGGTGGCGGAGGGCAGTTGGGAATGGGGCAAGCTGGGCTATGTCGCTACCGGCACGGCCGGGGCATTGCCATCCAGCAATGCCAGCGACGTGCTGATCGACCTGGTCTATGCGCTCAAGGCCGGCTATCGCCAGAATGCGAGCTGGGTGATGAACCGCAAGGTGCAGGGCGCCCTGCGCAAGCTCAAGGATTCCGACGGCAACTATATGTGGCAGCCGGCGCAGACGGCGGATGGCAGGGCACGCTTCATGGGTTTCGACCTAGTCGAGGCCGAGGACATGCCCAACATTGGGGCGAACTCGCTGTCGGTGGCGTTTGGCGACTTCCGCCGCGGCTATCTGATCGTAGATCGCCAGGGCGTCAGCGTGCTGCGTGACCCGTTCAGCAGCAAGCCTTATGTGCTGTTCTATACGACCAAGCGTGTGGGCGGCGGGGTTGCGGACTATGATGCGATCAAGCTGCTGAAATTCGCGGCCTCGTAA
- a CDS encoding baseplate multidomain protein megatron — MATLALSLAGQFVGGMVGGPFGATIGRALGALAGSAVDGMLFGEQRAPATGSDIRLQGSSEGGAVPRLYGWSRLSGNIIWARELEMLSAENAGAKGFGQEQQEDVVGASFAVAFCEGEVNRLGRIWADGQLLDTSGLTLRFYRGTEDQLPDGLIEATQGVAPAYRGLCYLVVEQLPLNRFGNRIPQLSVELCRVVGDLERDIRAVTVIPGATEFGYDPTPRVRIAGPGRTVGENTHLAANVSDWTASIDELVALCPNLEHVALVVTWFGNDLRCGNCSIGPRVEAASRDVQGTSWSVAGLGRGAVPVVSSHDGGAAYGGTPSDASVRAAIVDLKARGLKVTLYPMVMMDIAVGNSLPNPYGGTGQAAYPWRGRITCHPAPGRAGSPDKSAAAAVQVATFAAEYRQMVLHYAGLAAAAGGVNTLIIGSEMVGLSTVRGAGNSFPFVSALVTLAADVRAIVGGATTLTYAADWSEYSGYQPGGGEKFFHLDPLWASVNIDAVGIDNYMPLADWRDGQGHADAAVSASTYDLDYLMGNIAGGEGFDWYYASDADRQAQVRTPITDGAHGEPWVWRYKDIRNWWSRAHHDRPGGVRKASATAWVPGSKPVIFTELGCGAVDKGANQPNIFGDPKSAESGLPYFSTGTPDPLIQRQVLRAHQDYWRDPGNNPAGMVDVERIYHWTWDARPYPAFPALTDVWADGPNHRNGHWLTGRLGGMASDELATAIAADHGVALSAEPAAPMVGGLVLGNAATAREALEPLLDATGLSLRNAVDGLHLGLARRGAAVGLDADELAQGEGATLSRKRGDPAEAPGRLALTYLDRERDYLTGTVTALTDGVGPLVGEVTALTLDGSGARLAAERMLDGRSGQRETLDFNLPPSALVLEPGDLVEIDGLAEGPFEIGEIRDGLMRRVTARTLPSGTAVATGIGRPMAGGAGPVVRSLPLVAVAHLPPLPGDPGRSRLVAAAYAQPWPGSVQLVDDATGALAVNLSRRGLLGTLETPLASGPTGVWDRGNVIEVTLLAGHLASVDLLAALSGSNRLAIETVGGWEVIGFAEAELVSAGRYRLSRLLRGLEGTTAGAAAMGARVMMLDSRVVTLPVEPGLLGEMRAFRVYAGASDVEGTSLSIETGLGPALPLAPVHLRARRAGGGDIGLSWVRRSRADGDGWGVADSPLEHVPERYRVTILNGGTAVRVLENSTPAVGYANAAQVADFGALPAAFDFTVEQLSPVLGAGHAAQGEFYG; from the coding sequence ATGGCCACTCTGGCGCTTTCACTGGCTGGGCAGTTTGTCGGCGGCATGGTTGGCGGGCCGTTTGGCGCGACCATTGGGCGGGCGCTCGGCGCGCTGGCCGGGAGCGCGGTGGATGGGATGCTGTTCGGGGAGCAGCGCGCGCCGGCGACGGGCAGCGATATCCGGCTGCAGGGTTCGAGCGAGGGCGGGGCGGTGCCGCGGCTTTATGGCTGGAGCCGGCTGTCGGGGAATATCATCTGGGCTCGGGAGCTGGAAATGCTCTCGGCGGAAAATGCCGGGGCCAAGGGCTTCGGGCAGGAGCAACAGGAAGACGTGGTGGGCGCGAGCTTTGCCGTGGCCTTCTGCGAGGGCGAGGTGAACCGGCTGGGGCGCATCTGGGCCGATGGGCAATTGCTCGACACATCCGGACTGACGCTGCGCTTCTATCGCGGCACTGAAGACCAACTGCCCGACGGGCTGATCGAGGCGACGCAGGGCGTGGCGCCGGCCTATCGGGGGCTCTGCTATCTGGTGGTCGAGCAATTGCCGCTCAACCGGTTCGGGAACCGTATTCCGCAGCTATCGGTGGAATTGTGCCGCGTGGTGGGGGACCTGGAGCGCGATATTCGCGCCGTGACCGTCATCCCCGGGGCGACGGAATTCGGCTACGACCCGACCCCGCGCGTGCGGATCGCCGGGCCGGGGCGGACGGTGGGCGAGAATACCCACCTGGCAGCCAATGTCAGCGACTGGACGGCCTCTATCGACGAGCTGGTGGCGCTTTGCCCCAATCTCGAGCATGTGGCGCTGGTCGTGACCTGGTTCGGTAATGACCTGCGCTGCGGCAATTGCAGCATCGGGCCGCGTGTCGAGGCGGCGAGCCGGGATGTGCAGGGCACGAGCTGGAGTGTGGCGGGGCTGGGGCGCGGGGCCGTGCCTGTTGTATCGAGCCATGATGGTGGAGCGGCTTATGGCGGCACGCCTTCGGATGCGTCGGTACGGGCGGCGATTGTCGACCTCAAGGCGCGCGGGCTGAAGGTGACGCTTTATCCCATGGTGATGATGGACATCGCCGTGGGCAACAGTCTGCCCAACCCCTATGGCGGGACGGGGCAGGCGGCCTATCCCTGGCGGGGACGGATTACCTGCCATCCGGCGCCGGGGCGGGCGGGTTCGCCGGACAAGTCGGCTGCGGCGGCGGTGCAGGTGGCGACATTTGCTGCCGAATATCGGCAGATGGTGCTGCATTATGCCGGGCTGGCCGCGGCGGCAGGCGGCGTCAACACGCTGATCATCGGCTCGGAAATGGTTGGGCTGAGTACGGTGCGCGGGGCGGGCAACAGCTTTCCCTTCGTCTCGGCGCTGGTGACGCTGGCGGCGGATGTACGCGCCATTGTGGGCGGCGCGACGACGCTGACCTATGCGGCGGATTGGAGCGAATATTCGGGCTATCAGCCGGGCGGGGGCGAAAAATTCTTTCACCTCGATCCGCTCTGGGCCTCGGTCAATATCGATGCGGTCGGCATCGACAATTACATGCCGCTGGCGGACTGGCGGGACGGGCAGGGGCATGCGGATGCGGCGGTCTCGGCCTCGACCTATGACCTCGATTATCTCATGGGCAATATTGCCGGCGGCGAGGGCTTTGACTGGTATTATGCCAGTGATGCCGACCGGCAGGCGCAGGTGCGCACGCCGATCACCGATGGCGCGCATGGCGAGCCGTGGGTGTGGCGGTACAAGGATATCCGCAACTGGTGGAGCCGGGCGCATCACGACCGGCCGGGCGGGGTGCGCAAGGCGAGCGCGACGGCATGGGTGCCGGGTTCGAAGCCAGTGATCTTTACCGAGCTGGGCTGCGGCGCAGTGGACAAGGGGGCGAACCAGCCGAATATTTTTGGCGATCCCAAAAGCGCCGAGAGCGGGCTGCCGTATTTTTCGACGGGTACGCCCGATCCACTGATCCAGCGGCAGGTCTTGCGGGCGCATCAGGATTATTGGCGCGATCCCGGCAATAATCCGGCGGGCATGGTCGATGTGGAACGCATCTATCACTGGACCTGGGATGCGCGGCCTTATCCGGCCTTTCCGGCGCTGACCGATGTGTGGGCCGATGGGCCGAACCATCGCAACGGTCACTGGCTGACCGGGCGGCTGGGCGGCATGGCGAGCGACGAACTGGCCACGGCCATCGCCGCCGACCATGGCGTGGCGCTGAGCGCCGAGCCGGCCGCGCCCATGGTGGGCGGGCTGGTGCTGGGCAATGCAGCCACGGCGCGCGAAGCGCTGGAACCGCTGCTGGATGCGACGGGACTGAGCCTGCGCAATGCGGTGGATGGGTTGCATCTGGGCCTGGCGCGGCGGGGTGCGGCGGTAGGGCTCGATGCGGACGAGCTGGCGCAAGGCGAGGGCGCGACGCTGTCCCGCAAGCGCGGCGATCCGGCCGAGGCGCCGGGGCGGCTGGCGCTGACTTATCTCGATCGCGAACGGGATTACCTGACCGGCACGGTGACGGCGCTGACCGATGGCGTCGGCCCGTTGGTGGGCGAGGTCACGGCGCTGACGCTCGATGGTTCGGGTGCAAGGCTGGCTGCCGAGCGGATGCTCGACGGGCGGAGCGGACAGCGCGAGACGCTGGATTTCAACCTGCCGCCATCGGCCTTGGTGCTGGAGCCGGGCGATCTGGTGGAGATCGATGGTCTGGCCGAGGGGCCTTTCGAGATCGGCGAAATCCGCGACGGACTGATGCGACGAGTGACGGCGCGGACGCTGCCATCGGGCACGGCCGTGGCGACCGGGATTGGCCGGCCAATGGCCGGTGGCGCGGGGCCGGTGGTGCGATCGTTGCCGCTGGTGGCGGTTGCGCATCTGCCGCCCTTGCCGGGTGATCCGGGCCGGTCGCGGCTGGTGGCTGCTGCCTATGCGCAGCCCTGGCCGGGGAGTGTGCAACTGGTCGATGACGCGACAGGCGCACTGGCGGTGAACCTGTCGCGGCGTGGACTGCTGGGGACGCTCGAAACGCCATTGGCGTCGGGACCGACCGGGGTCTGGGACCGCGGCAATGTCATAGAGGTGACGCTGCTGGCGGGGCATCTGGCCTCGGTGGACCTGCTGGCGGCTTTGTCGGGCAGCAATCGGCTGGCCATCGAAACAGTCGGCGGCTGGGAAGTGATCGGCTTTGCCGAGGCCGAGCTGGTTTCGGCGGGGCGGTATCGATTGAGCCGGCTGCTGCGCGGGCTCGAGGGCACGACGGCTGGGGCTGCTGCAATGGGCGCGCGCGTGATGATGCTGGACTCGCGGGTGGTGACGTTGCCGGTGGAGCCGGGACTGCTGGGCGAAATGCGGGCGTTCCGCGTCTATGCCGGGGCAAGCGATGTCGAGGGCACGAGCCTGTCGATCGAGACCGGGCTGGGGCCGGCTTTGCCGCTGGCGCCAGTGCATCTGCGGGCGCGGCGCGCTGGCGGCGGGGATATCGGCCTGAGCTGGGTGCGGCGGAGCCGGGCCGATGGCGATGGCTGGGGCGTGGCCGACAGTCCGCTGGAGCACGTGCCCGAGCGCTATCGGGTGACGATCCTCAATGGCGGGACGGCGGTGCGGGTGCTGGAGAACAGTACGCCTGCGGTCGGCTATGCCAACGCCGCGCAGGTGGCGGATTTCGGCGCGCTGCCGGCGGCGTTCGATTTCACGGTTGAGCAACTGAGCCCGGTTCTGGGCGCGGGGCATGCGGCGCAGGGGGAATTTTATGGCTAG